From the Triticum urartu cultivar G1812 chromosome 4, Tu2.1, whole genome shotgun sequence genome, the window ACGAAGCACTCAAAACCAGGCCCCTCGTGTCAACATCTGCCATTATTAGGGTTATATTATGTATTTGTCCCATCACGATTTATGGCATGCAATAGTGTTTAGCACGTTGAAATTCACAAGACTCTAGCTAACTAAACCAAACTCATCTTCGAAACAAAACGAGACAGGTCTTTTGCCATGCCACGAATACATACACTGTTGTAAACTTTGTGTATCACACCCCTCCACGCATATTTGTATTTGTATTTACTTGATTGACACAACTGGTTTTCATTTCACTTCACTTTTTTCTTTACTATGGCAAAGGTGACACAATTTGAATTGAATCGTAGCCCATAATATATTCATCTATCTCTTGATTCTCTTCACACAAAAATATTAGTACTATATGCTTACGCTCGTATCATATCTATAGGTATTCGTAGTAGTAATATATCTATTTGTTTTCTTTACTTCTTCCTGACTAGGAAAATGCTGAGCTCCGCGGCGCCATCGCCACCCCGGCCGTCGTCGTCCGGGTTGATCATGTAGAAGGCCTCGGAGTCCTTGGACCCGACGACGCGGTCGACGCGGGCGCGCATGTAGGTGAGCTCGCCGTCGGGGCCGTGGGAGCcgtcggcgggcggcggcggcagcaccCCGGCGCCCATGGAGACGCCGCGCAGCAGGCGCAGCACGTGCCGCTCGTCGTCGGACGGGTCCTTGCGGCGGATGGCGTACCCGGCCTTGCGCCCGTTGCAGTAGACGGCCCACACGTACTCCTCCAGGAGCCGCCGGCGCGCGCTGCGGGTGTCGCTCTCCAGCGCCAGCCTCACGGTGCCCGTGGCCATCTCCCGGTGCAGCGCGGCCGCCAGCATGGGCAGCTCGATGAGGAACGCCGGCGGCGCCCGCGTGTCCTCGTGGATGGCCAGGCTCAGCCGGCCGCGGCGGTGCCCGAAGAGCGTCACCGCCGGCGCGTGGTCCGCGAGGAGGGCCCTGCCGCTGTGCCGCCCGAGCAGCGCGGCCATCTTGCAGCCGGTGCTGGTGGTGAGCATCGGCACCAGCCTGAACATCCTGAAGAGCCCCACGACGGCGCCGCCGGTGCTGCCGCCGTGCTTGTTGGTCCGGCGCTCGTCGGTGACCGGCCGGAGCAGCGACCGCAGCGAGCCTGGGTCGTCGATGAGAGAAGGCATTTACGAGGTCGGGTGGACGGATGATTCGGCTGGAGTAGTGAGTCGGCGCATTGGATCGAGCCGAGCTCAGTTAAGGAGAAGGGAGTTGAGGGTGCTACGTCGTTATTTAAGGAGGTGGAAGTAGAGGTTGGGGGGTCGTTTGATTTTGGTTATGTGTTTTGGAACCAGTTTGGGTCGTATCCAGATGCTCAATACATGGCAAAATTATCCTAGCTAGCTAGTCTCTTTCAAGAGAAATTTGAAGATGCATGGTCCCAATCTCTTTGGACCATTAGTTCATTCATCTTGATCCCATGAGGGATGCCTGAGCAGTGTAtatatacatgcatgcatgtgtatATATGATCGATCTCGATATAGAAGACGTCTTAATTAACAGTGTACTACTGTCGCTGAAAGAAGCTTGGAACTGTTTCTAAGTTGACCTTGAGAAATTTCTGTCAGTATTCAGTAATGCTAATATTTGACGAAAAATTGTACTATGTTCTTTTTCCTCGTGAAACAAAAATTGTACTATATATATACACGTCCTGATGTATTCACCGCTCTTACGTTTTGAAGCTGACACGGCACGACAGGGTTTTAGCTCTGGCACTACCGCGGTGCATGGTACGTACTACACCACATGCACATCACGTGGTACGTAAAGTGATCGCCGTGTTGTTTAATTAAATACAACTGCCCCTCCTCCTTTGTACTTGGAGAAATGTTGAATGTTTCGGTTTACCAAGGTAGATCGGGTTCGCGCGCTTTACAGCTGCTCATGTGTATGCATGTTGAGTGGAGACCGGGGGGGCAAAAAAGTGCTCCATCgatgaatgaatgaatgaatgcCCAGGAACGTGCATGCGCAAAAATGTCTTCAACGGTTTGCATTGCAGATCAATACAAAGCACGGGAGTAGTAGTAATTGCCGGGCCGGAGCAAGCAGCTCACGCTCGCATGCATGCGCACGGACGCGGCCCCGGCGCCCCGTCATGGTTATCGGAGGACTGTCCTAGCAACTTCACTTATCTCTGCCATCTTGATCGATGGTGCAGTGCAGGTAGAGGCAGAGCTAGACTGATCTAGAGCTGTCCAGCCTCCTTTTCTGAATTTTCAGCCGCAGAAATGTTTTCAACTGGTAGATTTTTCTTTATTTGCTTTTGGGTCCTAATTAAGGCCcgggaatttcataggaattctagaggataggattTTTGTAGGGTTTTTTTTTCTGaagagccctttggttcataggaatggattcctattcctacataggattggtttctatccttcacatttcataggaaaataaaaatgagcctaAACTTAATGGAAAAATTTCTTTggtgtgaaccaaatgacatctcgttttctattcctattcataggatttgggatatatgtcatctcatttcctataAATTCCCTATTCCtacgataatcctatcctatgaatcaaaaGAGGCCTAAATATGTTTGCAGATTGGATTAGGTTTAAGCATTACATTGGGATTACTTTTCATGTGAATTATCTGATGTTTTGCCCCGCAAAAAAAATAATACTTATTATCTGATGTTGTGTGACATCTCTGCTTAATAGGGGTGATAAACTGCTCATATCAACAAAGTACACCTTCTTTTCCTTTAACATGAAGTTGATTCTGGGTGCGCACCAGTTTCACACTTCAAACGCCAATGTGGCAGTAGAATCAATGAATTGTAATTGTGTCTTTTGAGTTGGTTCACTAGCACATCCCTCTTTTGTGCTTGCAAGAACCATCATTCATTACTACcccctccgtctcataatataagaacgtttttgacactacatTAGTATAAAAAACagtcttatattatgggacggagggagtacgtccTATGAAATTACTGGTTCTACAAAAAAATATTGCTAGGAGTTGCTTTCATGATGTTGACCTCACATTCTAACTTGGTTACTGTGTGCAGAGTAGATGGCTCAGAATGCTTGGTTCTTCACGCGGCATACTTGGTTCTGGTTCTAGCTAGTGATGGCCAAGAGAAGAAGATAAAATGATGTTGGCTTCCACCTATACAGAATAGTCACAGTTTCTTGTACTCTCTCCGTTCGAAATTACTTGTCTCGAATATGggtgtatctagaactaaaatatgtctagatgcatccatttctgcgacaagtaattccgaacggagggagtacatactCCGGGCTTAGTTGCCGAGATAAGCTGGGAACCATGCTTCGTGCTCTCTTCGCGGTTTTTCACATTGTCATTCTTGCAATGCAATTGCATCCAAGGAATGAGGACCATTTATGAGCCCGCTGTGGAGATTTTCTCGACAACTGAAGAGAAGAGCGTCATAACAAGAGGGAGAGAAAAAGATATCACCACAGAAAGATGGTATGGCAACTGGGATCTGATTTAAGGATGATAAGGCTGCTAGGGAATGATTTCAGATCAAAAATCTCCTTGGCATGTTATTCAGAAGAAGTACCTCAAATCTATTCCAAGTGGTATTTGAGAAGCCAATGTATGTAGAGCCGTTTGTACTTTGATGCTTCTTTTGTTGAAACAATATTCTACTGATACTTATGTTACATCAAAACCTGATTATGTAGTTCTTTGGCAGGCATCCTGGCTATAGGAAGATTGTAGATAAACATACATaaaatatactccctccatcccataatataagagcgtttttgacactacaccCTGGGATGGAAGGAGTAGAAAGACAATACACAGCTATTATACTGATGTGACAGACGTCCTCTTTCTATCTGCTTATGTTGCTGTCGGGTGTAGTGAAGCACGCACATCTATCCGATGGACCACTCACACTGCATACAAGGGATAGACCTACTTTGCAATACAAGTAGTGCTGAACTACCAGTGCAGTGGTGACGAACCATAGGGGAAACATTACAAACGAACATCAGTGTAGGATTACAGATGACCTACTGAAACAGCTCTGTCACGAACAGCACTGCATCGATCACATCACATCGGTGTCGCAAACCCAGACATGACAGCCAAGGAACCATTTCTTGCGCAAACCTTGGAACAATTCCCTCTTATGTTTCACCTCAACAAAGAAACAAACAACCTCACATCACATATGAACAGACAAGCTCCACCCGCTACAGATTCCTTTAGGGCCACAGCCAGGAACCGGAAGAAGGTCGGCGCACGACAAAACCGTTTGCGTCCTTTTGTTAACATTACATCGACAAGATCAACTCCAGGCAGAGCAACTTTGCTACAGCAGACAGAGTACTACAGATATGTTCGGTGTTTCTACCAAGATACTACACTGTTATTAGGTGCACATACTATTGCTCAGAAGATGTAGTCGGGTACTTCCAGAGGGAACGGAGCCACCGTGACGTCGAATGGTTTTCCTTCTGGCTGGGTCAACCTTAACCAAAGGATAAAACAGTCAAATCACGCATCAACATAATGAAAAAAGAAAACAGGATGTTTCGGTTGGTTGGCACACAAACACTTGCCAATCCTTAACAAACACAGTTTGGCTACAAATGCCTAATAAAATGACTTCATTCTTTTGATTGAAACTTCTCTTGTGAATTAGGTCATACCTCCCAGGCACAAATGTAAAAGAGCCCTCCACAGATCCACTACTGCCATTCAGCGGCGTGCAGCTCTCATAGACAAACTCGTCCTGCCCTGGTAAAAGTAAAGGATACTGCAAAACATAAAGCCAAATAAATAGCCACGTTAACTATAACTTTTCTCCACGAGAATTCAAGATACAGAAATTAGTTTTCCTTTTCGATTCCAGCATACCTCCCCAATAACACCTTCCCCATGCATATCCGAAACAACCGTGTCTTTACATCGGATGATCCAGTGGCGTGAGTGAAGCTGGCAGGAAGAAAAGTAAACCCCACCTAGCATGCATGCCTCAGGAACTGACAGGCGGATGGAATAGCTGTACAGATGTGTGCCCACATGCCCCCGACGAGGATGTTCTGGCACAAAGACAGCAGATGCACGTACCTATAACCATCAGAAATGTCAGCCCAATGCACCAATGAGACCATATAGAATGTCTACTGCATGTCATGAAAAATCACTCACGGAAGCAATCAAGTGGGATGAAATGTTGCAAGTCATGAATAAGAACAGTCAACCAAGTGTTGGAAACAAGATATGCCATTTAGACTTCAAGCTTAATAAAATGATGATGCCATATTTAGGAAGTCACGATTTATCACCTTTACACCATTTGTCACTGCTGACGAACACAATGGGGATGCTTCTGGATATAAGCAGATATACCTCGACGTCTTAAGAGGGCGGATCTTGATCATGCCATTCTGTAAGCGCCTAAGGTGCTCTTCCAACCACAAAAGTAATCCATCTTGGGGCATATCACTATTAGTTGGCTTTATCAATGATTTTGGCACGCATGGCATCATTTCTCCAGCTGATAAGTTGGCAGTGCCAACGTAAAGTTCACCACTTGAACAATTGAGAAGAAACGTTTTAGGATGATACCATGAACTTGCCACTAATGCAAGGTTGGGCCCAATGGGAAGACCTTGCTCCTCCAAGTGGAAATTAAATTCTTTTGTCTCTTCGACCATTTGCTCAAGAGATGACAAGTGCACATTTACAATGTAATTATAAAACAGATAGCCTCCTATTATGCCAAGAGGAGCCATGCGTACATCCTCGTTTTTACTGAAAGGCAGTTGACCATTGCAAAAGCGGTACAATAGCTTTGTAGGCATAGGAAGCTTGAAACCAAGATCATCTTCTGCTGATCTTATCTGAGCTTCAGAAACACCTTTACTCAAAGTTCTGAGTGCTTCAGGAAAGTTTTCAGAAATCCATCCTTTTAATGAGCTCCAAAAAAGTTTCACTCTCTTTACCAGGGGTAATGGATACATACCAAAAGACTCTGACCAAACTTTATATGCATCCTGAAAATTTGGTTACAGTTTGTTATCATGGATAAAACCAATTAATTTGAAGCGAAGAAGATATGCAGTCAATCGCCAAAATCAGATGAAGTAACATCGTAAATAATAATTCCACCAAAAAGAATATTTACAAACAATGAACGAATTTGGACGTCTATAAGTGAACAACAGCGAGCACAATCAATAACAGAACTGTTCTCTAGAAAAAAAATGACTAACAGAATaaggagtgttgtactacatatAATTCATGTTCCCCTAACTCTTAGTTTTTGCAGCTGGTAGGAAGTAGACCAAATAGGGTGCAATTTGTCAACATTAGAGAATAGCTCAAAAGGTCATAATTGTATTTCACAGCCAAAGGGCAGATATAGAGCAAATGACTAGCAACACACTCCAGACCCTGGACTGTAATAGATTGACATTGACAGCAAACCTTTTGAAAAGTTTCTTTCCAAAACCAAATTATCGATGCTAATAAAGTAATAATGACTGGGTTCATGGTGATGATACTAACTGTGCTATAGCTCCAGCAACATAAATTAGTTTTGAAGATTTTACAACAAGGAAAAGCCAAAAGGATGTCACAGTTCCGCTaaaacatactccctccgtccggaaatacttgtcctaaaAATGGTtgaaaatggatgtatctataactaaaataagtctagatacaaccatttctaggacaagtatttacggacggagggagtagattaGTAGTTGGTGCTTTAAAACTTGTTTTTTAAAATATGCAATTCTATAAAATATTGCACTACCAGTATGAATAATAAAATAGTGTTCAAGTTTTCATAGTTGATTTTCTTTTACACGAGGCCTAATCTCAGATATCCCAACGGGACTCTCGTTTCTCACATATGGCCGTGAAGGCCAGCAGGAAGTGGATGCAATTTGAAGTAACATCATAACAACCAAAGACGACATGTAAAAGTTGAAAGTTTAGGTTTCAGACAATTCACTATTGGGATCATTCAATGGCATCGTATTCCTTGGTGGAGCAACCTATTAAATAGGCACTACTCATATATTATCATAGAAAAAAATACCAGCATTTTTCTTCAGTGGCGCGTAAAACTTTACATGCTTACACGCAGAGGAAATGTTCTACCTGAGAAATGCAGTCCATGAGCAGAACTGTACAAGTCTCTGATAGTAATACCACAAATTAAACATCAATAATCAATCTCCATCCCCTTTTGGACAAGTTAAACCGAAAAATAATGACAGCAAGCTAACGCGACAAAAGATACactgaaaagaaaagagaaaatcATGGTGGGGAGTCATTACAGATCAAACTCTTTTGACAGACATTAGGACAATGAAATGTTAACTTCATTCACATAAGGACAAGGATATTAGAAGAAAATAGATATATAAGTGAGAAGTACTACCAATTTTAGAAAAAATGGTGTTGTTTATTTTATTCCTCTTATGTTTCTATTTTTCTTTACCTTGTAGTTAGTCAGGGTCCTATCTTCTCTAAGCCGCTTTTCCTACCTATGTAAACAGTGAGATGATATAAACTAGTTCTACAGACACACCTTACTCTACTTTCGACACACCtaagactagccacagtgggagtaacttcagcagtaacttcaagtccaactcagcaaatttgtctatgtggcaatgagttaatgaagagagaggtagttctagtaacttagctagttactgtaacatcacatgtctcAATGCAATATGAgcctataacctaataaatggagctttgcatgacaccacacctatgttactacccactatgaaggtagtaacatagtctagggatatgtgtgtgttactagtgtatgttactctccattgtggctagtctaacCTTAATGGTCTACAAAATCATAGGTAATTGCTTGGTACTATGTGTTTCTGATTTACCATCTGTTTGGTCATGGTCATAACTCATAACTAATGGGCTAAGATCAGGAAATTCAGGAATGAGGCATTGATTAAAATACAAACACCAAGAAGGACTGAGCAGGGGTAAAGGCCCCCACTTTAATCCTAATTTGCAAATCCGTAAGTTATTTTACGTTTGCAATGAAAACACGGTAGTTCTTTCAATTCACAGTAGGACCCCTCACTCAAACCTTCTGCTAGGTCCGGCATTTCCAAGCTGACAACACGCACCAAAGAATTCACAACAGTAGCAATACAAGTAACAAAATCATCCAAAGTTCCACACGCCAGGAACCCCATCACGAAGCGGCAGATTGTATATCGACTGCTTCTTAATTCTTGTGTTTGGGCAAGGGTTAGTTAGGGGAAAGGAACGAGGGGATCAAGCCAGCACCAGACCTTGAAGGAGGGGAGCGGGCGGTCCTCGGGGTCGAGGGGCGCGTCGAGGCCGAGGTCTCGGGCGCAGAAGTTGCGCCAGACGGCGTCCTCGGCGACGGCAGCGCGCAGGTGCGTGCTGGCGCAGGCGAGCACAGCCGCAGGGCGCGCGCCGGCCTTGGCGATGATGGTGTCGAGGGCGAGGCCCTCCATGCTCTCCAAGCCCGCCGGCGCCGCGGGCCCCGTCGGCGGCGAAGCCATCCGCGTGGCGCGGTGGGATTTTGGCGGTGTCAGACTAGGGGGGCGGTGGAGGGGGAGGGAGCGAGACACGGAGATGCTGACTGCTGAACGAGGAGAGAAATAAAGTGGTGAAAGCAGTAGGTTGTTATTGGGGCAATGGGCTTTGGATATTATATCTTAAAAAAAATGAGTTTtgaatgtactccctccgttcccaaatacttgtctttctaggcatttcaaatggacacaacatacggatgtatgtagacatattttagactatagattcactcattttgcttcgtatgtagtcacttgttgaaatctctaaaaagacaaatatttagaaaccgAGGGAGTATGAAATTGCGGCAAAATGATACTctctccatcccataatataagaacgtttttagACAGCAGAAGTACTTATAAAGTTTATCTAATTTCCTAGTAAGTTTTTTAACACAAATTTCCTAATAAGTACTCCCTCGGTAAattaatataagagcgtttagatcactactatctaaacgctcttatattaatttacagagggagtaattGCTACTACAAAGTTTACTACTCCattcgtttctaaatatttgtctttttagagatttcaaacgaactaccacatacggatgtatatagatatattttagagtgtagattcactcattttgcttcatacatagtcacttgttaaaatctctagaaagacaaatatttagaaaaagAGAGAGTATATAAATGGGAATAGTATGCATCGTCTTTATAAATTCTATAAATTCAAATGTAAATGTAGCCTATAAAGTATGTATGACGGGCAACCTTTTTCATACTTTTTTTAAGAGGAACCTTTCCATATTGAATGTGCTCAATATCGTGTTCATGTATGTCATCATTGTATACATGCATATCTCACTTCACAAAACGGTGAAGCCATCCGTATTGGATATGCCTCGCTGCATCGTTCAAATTCAACACCTTCAAGAAGAAATTGTCGCTTATCAGCAAAAAAAATATTAGAAGAACAGGGAGGCCCCTCCCCGGTTCCGTTTTATAGAATGAAACCACAAAGTCGTTCGGGATACATCGGCTCACTGAGAGGAGCAGTTCAGCGAAAGACTAGGTAAACGAAATTATTACATCAAGTTTTTGCGAAAACTAAGATGACGACTTTATCACACACACAGCGCATCACGCTTTAGATGCAGAGCAGTCCCTGGGAGGCTTTGCGCGACTTCAGCGGTGGCACAACCACAGCTTGTGGAGACCAAGCGGCCGTCAGAGTTGAGGTTGGACTTGACACCGTTGCGTCTTCACTATGCTTATTGGAAGGGGATGCAAAGCCTAGCGCGTCGTCCGTGATCTTCAGCTTGGTCCAAGGATCCACCAGAGGGGCTTCAGGGTGCCTCGGAATCAGCCACCGATCAACAGTGGCTGCCTCGGGTAGGTTGTGAGGTGCGTTGTGAAGGCCTCCAGCCTTTCCGCAGTCTCGCTCGAGGACAATACCGCCCAGCTCTTGATAGTCTTTAAGATCAACCTCAGCACCTGCTTAATCGACGTTCATAAGGTGTTATTGAAAATTATAGAGTTCCTATATTCCAGACATACCAAAGCACAGCAACATTAACAGTGTTGAGAACAGAATTCTATTAGCAATCCAGAATTTCGCCACTGATTCAAAATTAGTCCCAGTATCTACCCTAAAATGACTCGTGATCAATGGCCAAATTTGCCTAGGGACCACACATCTATAATACATAAATAGTTGATCCCCACTAAGtctatttctctcaacatgcagcCCTCCACATCATCAAATGTGCCACGTCATCATCCACTAGAACTATTTTGTAGCACATGCATACCCCAATTTAATTGTTCCATCTCCAATAGTCCAACGTACATGCGTATTCTTTGTTCACATAGAATTACTTTTGAAAATAATAGCTTTCGATTTAGATCATTTCATGCATATAAAATGTATCCAAAATTAATCTTTAAaatcccgcagcaacgcgcggggatGAGAACATGTTTCAGCTTCAGAGCAGAAGGCACAGTCAAGTGGTTTGATAATCTGTCTTTTCCTAAGGTTATCTCTAGTCATCAGTTTGTTGTTAGCAAAAAGCCACAAGAagacatgaattttagggggtaTTTTAAGTTTCCACACCGAAGGGATGAAAACTGGTTGAACCCCCCTGAAATTGATCACATGGTAGAGTGAGCTTGTAGAATAGACCCCTTTGTTTTCTAGCTACCAAATAAGGGCATCAATGTCGTTACTGAGGGTCAAACTACCAGCTATCTCGACCAACTGATATCATTGCTCCATAAGTCTATCATCAAAGTTTCTTCTAAAAGTGAGTTTTAGCTGAAGACCGTCCCACACCTTGCTAACACTTTTGGTTTGTTCATTGCAAATGGGAGTAGATAGGCCAGAATTGCACAGCTAGAGGAGAGGTACCCAACCAGGTATCCTCCCAGAATCTAACCTTGTCTCCTCACCCAATCTTCCATCTATAACCAAATTTCAGCGCTTGGGTTATGGTTTTTATCCCTTTCCAAAATCTAGAGGCACTGGGTGATAGGTTAGGTGCAAAGATATTTACCCTACCAAAGCCTCTCTTCTCAAGCAGATCCAGTAGAAAGTTAAGATATACTTTGTCAAAGGCTTTTTCATAGTCAAGCTTCAAGACCAAATCTTGTTTTTTTCCCAGAGTGGACTGAATGTACTACCTCATGAGCAGTGACCACACTCTCCAGGATATATCTGCCTTTGAGGAAGGCAGATTGGTTGCTAGCTATCAATCTCTGAAGGATCTTAGTCAGCCTATTAGTAAGAACCTTAGTAAAAATCTTAAAACTACAGTTGATTAAGCTGATGGGCCTAAACTTTTTCATGGAAGTAGCATCAGGTTCCTTAGGGATTAGAGTAAGCATAGCAAAGTTAAGTCTATGAATGTCTAGTTCTCCTTTATGGAAATCATTAAACATGTCTATCAAATCAACTTTTATCACCTCCCAAAATTGATGATAGAAGAAAAATGGAATCACATCTGGTCCAGGGGCACCATCAGGGTATGAGTCAAAGACTGCTTTCTTTACTTCTTCCTCAGTAAAGGGTGCTTCTAGGGCCTCATTCTCAGTCGATGTGACTAGCTCTTCTGCTGAGAAGAAGTCAGGTTTAAGTGTAAAGCCACTACTATTGTATTTTTAAACAGGTTTTTATAAAAGTCCCCAGCCACATTAAGCATATCCTTAATGTCATGGACAGGCCCGTCAGGTCCATCCAAGGAGTGActgagggttttcctcctcctctggttagccATTGCATGAAAGTATGCAGTGTTTCTGTCTCCTTCTTTAATATTTCTATCCCTAGATCTTTGTTTGGCTTTTGTTTCTTCCTGAAGCCAAATTTTCTGAAGTTCAGTATGTATGAATTTCATTCTAGCAAATTCTTCTTCGGAAAGGTCAGAGGATTCAACTTCAACATCTAAGATGTCAAATTCCTCCAACAATATTTTTTATACcttctaagattagcttcctcattggaaTTCCAACCTTTGGCAACTCTTCTAAGACTTCTAATTTGAATCTGCCAGTTTTCCAAGCTAGAAGTACCCCTATTTGGCTCTGACCAAATTTTATGGATTAGATCAACAAAGTTAGCCCTAAGGAGCCACCATTTTTCCATTTTATAGCTACTTTTCCTAGGTTGGGCCTCTACCCCAgagtcccagaggagggggtatGGTCACTGCCACATCTAGGAAGAGATCTACACGATGCCAAAGGATAGAGGGCATCCATGTCAGTATTGCAGAAGAGTCTATCAATAGTGGACATGATGAGGTCAACTTGATTGTTGGCCCAAGTGAATTTCCTGCTAGAGAGTTTAATCTCTAACAGCCCCCATATCTCAATCCATGCATTGAAGTTATCACTCCATCTATGATTGATAACTC encodes:
- the LOC125553553 gene encoding protein MIZU-KUSSEI 1; the protein is MPSLIDDPGSLRSLLRPVTDERRTNKHGGSTGGAVVGLFRMFRLVPMLTTSTGCKMAALLGRHSGRALLADHAPAVTLFGHRRGRLSLAIHEDTRAPPAFLIELPMLAAALHREMATGTVRLALESDTRSARRRLLEEYVWAVYCNGRKAGYAIRRKDPSDDERHVLRLLRGVSMGAGVLPPPPADGSHGPDGELTYMRARVDRVVGSKDSEAFYMINPDDDGRGGDGAAELSIFLVRKK
- the LOC125550693 gene encoding F-box protein SKIP16, producing MASPPTGPAAPAGLESMEGLALDTIIAKAGARPAAVLACASTHLRAAVAEDAVWRNFCARDLGLDAPLDPEDRPLPSFKDAYKVWSESFGMYPLPLVKRVKLFWSSLKGWISENFPEALRTLSKGVSEAQIRSAEDDLGFKLPMPTKLLYRFCNGQLPFSKNEDVRMAPLGIIGGYLFYNYIVNVHLSSLEQMVEETKEFNFHLEEQGLPIGPNLALVASSWYHPKTFLLNCSSGELYVGTANLSAGEMMPCVPKSLIKPTNSDMPQDGLLLWLEEHLRRLQNGMIKIRPLKTSRYICLYPEASPLCSSAVTNGVKVRASAVFVPEHPRRGHVGTHLYSYSIRLSVPEACMLGGVYFSSCQLHSRHWIIRCKDTVVSDMHGEGVIGEYPLLLPGQDEFVYESCTPLNGSSGSVEGSFTFVPGRLTQPEGKPFDVTVAPFPLEVPDYIF